A window of Photobacterium sp. GJ3 contains these coding sequences:
- a CDS encoding MSHA biogenesis protein MshK, with translation MARTIWVIGLLMLLSPGVMAESDPTAPLGWQAPAEKKTVSRRLPELQGIVCPEQQRCSVILDNQLVLPGGQIQGYTLKSVKDDSVVLQRGGREWRLALYHDQIKINE, from the coding sequence GTGGCTAGAACAATTTGGGTCATTGGGTTGCTGATGTTGCTCAGCCCCGGGGTCATGGCGGAGAGTGATCCGACTGCCCCACTGGGCTGGCAGGCACCGGCGGAGAAGAAAACCGTTTCCCGGCGATTGCCCGAATTACAGGGCATTGTTTGCCCGGAGCAGCAGAGATGCAGTGTCATTCTGGACAATCAACTGGTGCTGCCCGGCGGGCAGATACAGGGATACACCCTGAAGTCGGTGAAAGATGACAGCGTTGTGCTTCAGCGTGGCGGTCGGGAATGGCGACTGGCCC